Proteins co-encoded in one Gossypium arboreum isolate Shixiya-1 chromosome 11, ASM2569848v2, whole genome shotgun sequence genomic window:
- the LOC108478205 gene encoding uncharacterized protein LOC108478205: MGNCQATDAATLVLQHPCGKVERFYWPMSAREVMKTNPGHYVALLISTTLYHSHRNNNDKAPQGTSSKTNVNPVRLTRIKLLRPTDTLLLGHVYRLITTQEVMKGLYAKKHAKMKKSQQESDPNEKDGQRSEPDKQNKVSKHDRQRARSTTSSNTGSRSKTWQPSLQSISEAAS; this comes from the exons atggGGAACTGCCAAGCTACTGATGCAGCCACTCTGGTTCTTCAACACCCGTGTGGGAAAGTCGAGAGGTTTTATTGGCCGATGAGTGCTCGTGAGGTTATGAAAACGAACCCCGGTCATTATGTTGCTCTGCTTATCTCTACCACCTTATATCATTCACATCGAAATAACAACGATAAAGCTCCACAAGGAACCAGCAGCAAGACCAACGTCAACCCTGTTCGTTTAACCAGGATTAAGCTTCTCCGCCCCACTGATACTCTTCTTCTTGGCCATGTTTACAGGCTCATCACCACTCAAG AGGTTATGAAGGGATTGTACGCAAAGAAACATGCAAAGATGAAGAAAAGCCAACAAGAATCAGATCCAAATGAGAAAGATGGTCAGAGATCTGAGCCAGATAAGCAAAATAAG GTGAGCAAACATGACAGACAGAGAGCAAGGTCAACAACATCAAGCAACACCGGTTCTAGATCAAAGACATGGCAGCCTTCATTACAAAGCATCTCTGAGGCAGCAAGCTAA
- the LOC108479985 gene encoding protein NBR1 homolog has product MESDLVIKVKYGDTLRRFTACIDDGERRGLNMAGLRAKISGLFNFPVDTELTLTYIDEDGDVVTLVDDDDLYDVMRQRLKFLRIDVQPNNDKLGEPCAASSQSSTPLRSPPFQPPSEGFNTVAADILKSAPDPLRGTLSEVLSKLSSDVALIVASASPVLGDLVECLSKTGQSYLCPVSNPGTAADSSMQLVASSVSHCTTVGATDPDPLRDGGLRVVLPKSTDVDSTCKANKEGNTGNATRGVNVPAVPDPDSIDLNVDPLSDANLTGCAPMASEPSSSNVFACNDQKNAKESMGRKKGKSVSFDTSAPFIDATVKFYPINVMGKDPSNECPFDGVPVANDPVALPSFSPSKRVFSSTAGNVMLGTFHKGIQCDGCGVLPIAGPRFKSKVKDDYDLCSICFSKMGNEADYIRMDRPVHSSNPWFCRASNDPIPSALPHVLRNRALKSAQPKLESRFVLDVNVIDGTVMMPSTPFTKIWRMRNNGTVTWFHGMQLVWIGGDKLRNTMSVDIEIPPDGVPVDGELDIAVDFTAPQLPGRFVSYWRMASQAGIKFGQHVWVLIHVDASLKDMNTDNAQGLNLNLPPENRGSRDTEVCNSNVGPALVKPLITEQSTKEQSLNGRDVTTPIHTLSSFAAYPPIIDHQDISLLAFPEIPSPSSLSSYPIIDLSEAALDEPMPMSPLPAPCEQAPSEGESENAFEQTLLKELEDMGFKQVDLNKEILRMNEYDLEKSIDDLCGVAEWDPVLEELQEMGFCDAEMNKMLLKKNNGSITAVVMDLLGGEGA; this is encoded by the exons ATGGAATCCGATCTCGTTATCaag GTTAAGTATGGAGATACGCTAAGGCGTTTCACTGCTTGTATTGATGATGGTGAACGTCGTGGTCTTAACATGGCTGGACTGAGGGCAAAAATTTCTGGGCTTTTCAATTTTCCTGTTGATACTGAACTTACTCTGACATATATTGATGAAGATGGGGATGTTGTTACCCTTGTGGATGATGATGATCTGTATGATGTGATGAGGCAACGCCTCAAATTCTTGAGGATTGATGTGCAACCGAATAATGATAAGCTTGGTGAACCATGTGCCGCATCAAGCCAAAGTTCTACCCCTTTGAGATCGCCGCCTTTTCAGCCTCCATCGGAGGGCTTTAATACTGTTGCTGCTGATATTCTGAAATCTGCACCGGATCCTCTACGTGGCACTCTAAGTGAAGTTTTATCAAAGCTCTCCTCTGATGTTGCTTTGATAGTGGCATCTGCTAGTCCAGTGTTGGGTGATCTGGTGGAGTGCTTGTCTAAGACGGGACAATCCTACCTTTGTCCTGTTTCGAACCCTGGAACTGCTGCTGATTCAAGCATGCAACTTGTAGCATCTTCTGTGAGCCATTGTACCACAGTTGGTGCTACTGACCCAGATCCTTTAAGGGATGGTGGCTTGCGAGTGGTTTTACCTAAATCTACAGATGTCGATTCAACTTGCAAGGCTAACAAGGAAGGCAATACTGGAAATGCAACAAGAGGTGTGAATGTACCTGCTGTTCCTGATCCTGATTCTATTGATTTGAATGTTGACCCACTTTCTGATGCCAACCTGACCGGATGTGCTCCCATGGCTTCTGAACCATCTTCATCGAACGTTTTTGCTTGTAATGACCAGAAAAACGCTAAAGAGAGCATGGGTCGTAAAAAGGGAAAGAGTGTTAGCTTTGATACATCAGCTCCCTTTATTGATGCTACGGTGAAATTTTATCCCATCAATGTGATGGGTAAGGATCCTTCAAATGAATGTCCCTTCGATGGAGTGCCAGTAGCAAACGACCCTGTTGCGCTTCCTTCCTTTAGTCCAAGTAAGAGGGTCTTTTCTTCGACTGCTGGAAATGTGATGCTTGGTACATTCCACAAGGGAATTCAATGTGATGGTTGTGGGGTTCTTCCCATTGCTGGACCCCGGTTCAAGTCCAAAGT AAAAGACGATTATGATCTTTGCAGCATCTGCTTTTCCAAAATGGGAAATGAAGCTGATTATATCAGAATGGACAGGCCTGTGCATTCCTCTAATCCATGGTTTTGCAGGGCATCAAATGATCCT ATTCCAAGTGCACTCCCACATGTCTTGAGGAATCGTGCATTGAAGTCAGCTCAGCCTAAGCTAGAAAGTCGCTTCGTCTTGGATGTCAATGTAATAGATGGGACTGTAATGATGCCATCTACTCCATTCACAAAGATCTGGCGGATGCGCAATAATGGTACTGTGACTTGGTTTCATGGTATGCAACTTGTCTGGATTGGGGGAGACAAATTAAGAAACACAATGTCAGTTGATATAGAG ATTCCTCCTGATGGTGTACCTGTTGATGGGGAACTAGATATTGCTGTTGATTTTACTGCACCACAGTTGCCAGGTCGATTTGTTTCTTACTGGAGAATGGCATCACAAGCTGGCATAAAATTTGGGCAACATGTCTGGGTTCTTATCCAT GTTGATGCTTCTCTTAAGGATATGAATACTGATAACGCTCAGGGATTGAACTTGAATTTGCCCCCTGAAAATAGGGGCTCAAGAGACACTGAGGTTTGCAACTCTAATGTAGGCCCTGCACTGGTGAAGCCCCTGATTACTGAACAATCAACAAAGGAGCAGTCATTAAACGGCAGAGATGTTACAACCCCTATTCATACATTATCTTCATTTGCGGCATATCCTCCCATCATTGATCACCAAGATATTTCACTCCTTGCATTTCCTGAAATTCCATCTCCATCATCGTTATCATCCTATCCCATCATTGATCTCTCAGAAGCAGCTCTTGATGAGCCGATGCCAATGTCACCCCTGCCTGCACCATGCGAACAAGCACCATCTGAAGGGGAAAGTGAAAATGCTTTTGAGCAAACACTACTAAAGGAGCTTGAGGATATGGGATTCAAGCAGGTCGATTTGAACAAGGAGATCTTGAGGATGAACGAATACGATCTGGAGAAGTCTATAGATGATCTATGTGGAGTAGCTGAATGGGATCCCGTACTTGAGGAACTGCAAGAAATG GGTTTCTGTGATGCAGAAATGAACAAAATGCTGCTGAAGAAGAACAATGGGAGCATCACAGCAGTTGTCATGGATCTTCTAGGTGGAGAAGGGGCTTAA
- the LOC108477619 gene encoding probable leucine-rich repeat receptor-like protein kinase At1g68400, with product MNLALKLVPLLSCITTWSSVLALIPIIGQYYPNEQAALWQLRDSVGSSNLYSNWTGPPCMNNQSRWGGIACSNGHVVHLVLDGIRLMGSLPPAFLNNLTLLTKLSMRNNSISGPLPNLGNLVGLEYVFLSRNLFTGSIPFDYVQLQSLKEIELQENYLQGEIPPFDQQSLIAFNVSYNSLEGPIPQTDVLRGFPGSSYLHNSGLCGNPIKKQCPVPPAPSPSPSHSGKKSSFETRDLVFIISVSVLVPCLVIVVFLWYYKRRHRKETAKNSELGETAIELETKKMNASQRALDPERTAELEFFEKSIPAFDLDDLLRASAEVMGKGKLSTTYKASLESGLVVSVKRVKDMNGLSNKEFIQQMQLLGKLRHENLVQIISFYNSKQEKLIIYEFVPSANLFELLHENRGSARIPLNWGIRLSIIKDIAMGMNFLHQSLPNHKVPHANLKSSNVLVLRQTQNYHSKITDYGYYPLLSSRRSLEKLAVSRSPEFCEGKKLTNKADVYCFGIMLLEIITGRIPGDEISWGDEEKAGDLSEWVKVVVNNDWSTDILDVEILGTKEAHDEMLKLTNLALECTAAAPEKRPKMTDVLRRIEEIEQRKSDNG from the exons ATGAATTTAGCTCTAAAACTTGTACCTCTGCTTTCGTGCATTACGACGTGGAGCAGTGTCCTTGCGTTAATACCAATTATAGGCCAGTACTACCCGAACGAACAAGCAGCATTGTGGCAATTGAGGGACTCCGTTGGTTCTTCCAACTTGTATTCGAACTGGACGGGGCCTCCTTGCATGAACAATCAAAGCAGATGGGGTGGCATTGCTTGTTCGAATGGCCACGTCGTACATCTCGTCCTTGATGGGATTCGGCTAATGGGATCTCTTCCGCCGGCGTTTTTAAACAACTTGACTCTCTTGACTAAACTAAGCATGAGAAACAATTCGATTTCCGGACCACTTCCGAATCTGGGCAACCTCGTGGGTTTGGAATATGTTTTCCTTTCGCGTAATCTGTTTACGGGTTCAATCCCTTTCGATTACGTTCAACTGCAGAGCCTGAAGGAGATAGAGTTGCAAGAGAATTATTTACAAGGAGAGATTCCGCCTTTCGATCAGCAAAGCTTGATCGCCTTCAACGTCTCGTATAATAGTCTCGAAGGCCCGATTCCTCAGACCGATGTGCTTCGAGGGTTTCCGGGAAGCTCTTATTTACATAACTCGGGTCTTTGCGGCAATCCTATAAAGAAGCAATGCCCAGTTCCGCCTGCCCCATCACCATCACCATCGCACAGCGGTAAAAAGAGTAGTTTTGAAACACGGGATTTGGTTTTCATTATCTCTGTCTCTGTCCTGGTTCCTTGCCTAGTTATTGTCGTCTTCTTATGGTATTATAAGAGAAGGCATAGAAAAGAAACAGCCAAAAACTCAG AACTAGGAGAAACTGCTATAGAGTTGGAAACTAAGAAAATGAATGCTTCTCAAAGGGCATTGGATCCAGAAAGAACAGCTGAATTAGAATTTTTTGAGAAGAGTATACCAGCTTTTGACTTGGATGATTTGCTGAGGGCATCGGCTGAAGTTATGGGCAAAGGGAAATTAAGCACTACGTATAAAGCTTCGTTGGAATCAGGACTTGTCGTTAGCGTGAAGAGAGTTAAAGACATGAATGGGTTAAGCAACAAGGAATTTATTCAGCAGATGCAGTTGTTAGGGAAGCTTAGGCATGAAAACCTGGTACAGATCATTTCTTTCTACAATTCCAAGCAGGAGAAGCTCATAATCTATGAATTTGTACCTTCTGCCAACTTATTCGAGTTATTACACG AAAATAGAGGTTCGGCAAGAATTCCACTAAATTGGGGTATACGACTGTCTATAATCAAAGATATAGCAATGGGCATGAATTTCCTGCACCAGTCCTTACCTAATCACAAAGTTCCTCACGCCAATCTCAAGTCTTCAAACGTTCTGGTCCTTCGCCAAACCCAAAACTACCATTCCAAGATCACAGATTATGGTTACTACCCGTTGCTATCATCTCGAAGATCCTTAGAAAAGCTAGCCGTTAGTAGATCACCAGAATTCTGTGAAGGAAAGAAGTTAACGAACAAGGCCGACGTGTATTGCTTTGGTATTATGTTACTGGAGATCATAACAGGCAGGATCCCAGGAGACGAGATTTCGTGGGGGGATGAAGAAAAAGCTGGAGACCTGTCGGAGTGGGTTAAAGTTGTGGTCAACAATGATTGGTCGACGGATATATTGGACGTAGAGATTTTAGGAACGAAAGAAGCACACGATGAAATGTTGAAGCTTACAAATCTGGCTCTGGAATGTACCGCCGCCGCACCGGAGAAGCGGCCTAAGATGACTGATGTTTTAAGAAGGATAGAAGAGATCGAACAAAGAAAAAGTGATAATGGTTGA
- the LOC108479546 gene encoding sucrose synthase 6-like — MASRQSLKRSDTIAESMPDALRQSTSHMKICFSRLVESGKRLLKRQQLMDEVENSIEDKAERSKILEGLIGFILVSTQEAAVIPPYVAFAVRPNPGFWEFVKVNSENLLVDEINASEYLKCKEMVFDQNWAKDENALEIDFASINHSTPHLTLPSSIGNGASYISKFMFSQLYESCDGEKQVLDYLLSLNHQGEDLLINGSLNTVDKLKTALKAAISIISELPKTTPYENFEPRLKELGFEKGWGDNAERAKESMMTLYEVLQMPEPANFESLFSWLPAVLRIVILSPHGYFGQSDVLGLPDTGGQVVYILDQVRALEEVLLRRIKSRGMTVKPQIVVVTRLIPDARGTKCNQEIEPIINTKHSHILRVPFRTDKGVLQQWVSRFDIYPYLETFAQDAQAKVLQHMGCKPDLIIGNYSDGNLVASLMASKLGITQGTIAHALEKTKYEDSDVKWKEVDAKYHFSCQYTADILAMNAADFIITSTYQEIAGSTEKPGQYESHTAFTMPGLCRVVSGINIFDPKFNIVAPGADQSVYFPYTEKNRRLSSFHPAIEELLYSQDDNNEHIGYLADRRKPIIFSMARLDTVKNITGLTEWYGKNKRLRDLVNLVVVAGFFDPSKSNDREEQAEIKKMHSLMEQYQLRGQFRWIAAQTDRHRNGELYRCIADTKGAFVQPAMYEAFGLTVIEAMNCGLPTFATNKGGPAEIIVDGVSGFHIDPNNGDQSSNTIADFFEKCKMDAQHWNRVSTQGLHRIHECYTWEIYANKLLNVGSMYGFWRQLNKEQNLAKQRYIQLLFNLQFRKLAKTVPVPSEQALVSVPVPPETPKPDTVPAPAPDAGQPKSQPAVPGPKRSRSLRNMDGSLMELFVIVGLFYLLYYFIKKLFYGLMW; from the exons ATGGCTTCCAGACAATCACTCAAACGATCGGATACAATAGCTGAAAGCATGCCTGATGCTTTAAGGCAGAGCACCTCCCATATGAAGATATGTTTCAGCAG GTTGGTCGAATCGGGAAAACGGCTACTGAAACGTCAGCAGTTGATGGACGAAGTTGAGAATTCGATAGAAGACAAGGCAGAGAGAAGCAAGATCCTGGAGGGACTAATTGGTTTTATTCTTGTATCCACGCAG GAGGCTGCTGTCATTCCGCCGTACGTTGCTTTTGCTGTAAGACCGAACCCGGGATTCTGGGAGTTTGTCAAGGTGAACTCGGAAAACCTCCTTGTTGATGAAATTAACGCTTCAGAATACTTGAAGTGCAAGGAAATGGTGTTCGACCAAAATTG GGCAAAAGATGAGAATGCTTTGGAAATTGATTTTGCATCCATCAACCACAGTACCCCTCATTTAACCCTTCCTTCTAGCATTGGCAATGGAGCCAGCTACATCTCAAAGTTCATGTTCTCACAGTTATACGAGAGCTGCGACGGCGAGAAGCAGGTGTTGGACTACTTATTGTCCCTTAATCACCAAGGGGAG GATCTCCTGATAAACGGAAGTCTAAATACGGTTGACAAGCTTAAAACAGCTTTGAAGGCAGCTATCAGTATTATTTCGGAATTGCCCAAAACAACACCATATGAGAATTTTGAGCCAAG GTTgaaagagttgggttttgagaaAGGATGGGGCGATAACGCAGAAAGAGCTAAAGAGAGTATGATGACACTTTACGAGGTGCTACAAATGCCAGAACCTGCAAATTTCGAGTCACTTTTTAGCTGGCTTCCGGCTGTGTTAAGGATCGTAATCCTGTCACCTCATGGTTACTTTGGGCAGTCGGATGTCCTCGGCTTGCCGGATACTGGAGGCCAG GTGGTTTACATTCTTGATCAAGTAAGAGCTCTTGAGGAAGTCTTGCTACGTAGAATAAAATCACGAGGCATGACCGTAAAGCCTCAGATTGTTGTGGTAACTCGCCTTATACCAGATGCTCGAGGAACCAAATGCAATCAAGAGATCGAGCCGATCATCAATACCAAGCATTCCCACATTCTCAGAGTCCCATTCAGGACTGATAAAGGGGTGCTTCAGCAATGGGTCTCACGGTTCGACATCTATCCATATCTAGAGACATTTGCACAG GATGCTCAAGCAAAAGTCCTTCAACATATGGGATGTAAACCGGACCTCATAATCGGAAACTACAGCGACGGAAACTTGGTGGCATCTCTAATGGCTTCCAAACTTGGAATCACTCAGGGAACAATAGCTCATGCTTTAGAGAAAACCAAGTATGAAGATTCAGACGTGAAATGGAAAGAGGTTGATGCTAAGTATCACTTTTCATGTCAATATACAGCTGACATACTAGCAATGAATGCAGCTGATTTTATCATAACCAGCACCTATCAAGAAATCGCCGGAAG CACTGAAAAGCCTGGACAATATGAAAGTCATACAGCCTTTACCATGCCTGGACTATGCCGGGTTGTCTCTGGCATCAATATATTTGACCCCAAGTTCAACATAGTTGCCCCAGGGGCTGACCAGTCGGTCTACTTTCCCTACACAGAGAAAAACAGGCGTTTATCCTCTTTCCATCCAGCCATTGAAGAGTTACTCTACAGTCAGGACGATAACAATGAACACAT AGGATATCTGGCGGACAGGAGGAAGCCGATTATATTCTCTATGGCAAGACTTGATACTGTGAAGAATATTACAGGTCTAACTGAGTGGTATGGAAAGAATAAAAGGCTTAGAGATTTAGTAAATCTGGTTGTGGTTGCTGGTTTCTTTGATCCATCCAAGTCCAATGACAGAGAAGAACAAGCAGAAATTAAAAAGATGCATAGTCTGATGGAGCAATATCAACTTAGGGGTCAATTCAGATGGATTGCAGCCCAAACTGATAGACATCGCAACGGGGAGCTGTATCGATGCATTGCTGACACGAAAGGAGCTTTTGTACAACCCGCCATGTATGAGGCCTTTGGTCTCACTGTTATTGAAGCAATGAACTGTGGATTACCTACCTTTGCAACAAACAAAGGAGGTCCAGCAGAGATTATTGTGGATGGGGTCTCGGGTTTCCATATCGATCCGAACAATGGAGACCAATCCAGCAACACCATAGCTGATTTCTTTGAGAAGTGCAAGATGGATGCTCAACATTGGAACAGGGTGTCAACTCAAGGACTTCATCGCATACATGAATG CTACACATGGGAGATCTATGCAAACAAACTGTTGAACGTGGGATCCATGTATGGATTTTGGAGGCAGTTGAACAAAGAACAGAATCTAGCTAAACAAAGATACATTCAACTGCTCTTCAATCTGCAATTCAGGAAGTTG GCAAAGACTGTGCCTGTTCCAAGTGAACAAGCCCTAGTATCTGTTCCAGTGCCACCTGAAACTCCTAAACCAGATACAGTTCCCGCTCCAGCACCTGATGCAGGACAACCCAAATCACAACCAGCTGTGCCTGGACCAAAAAG GTCTCGAAGTTTGCGGAACATGGATGGCTCTCTTATGGAATTGTTCGTCATAGTTGGTCTCTTTTATCTCCtttattatttcataaaaaagTTGTTTTACGGGCTTATGTGGTAA
- the LOC108477620 gene encoding aminoaldehyde dehydrogenase 2, peroxisomal-like isoform X2 has protein sequence MKNLRCPFKQNIKQSLRLTMILIKERKPVLAKLETVDCGKPLSESEADMDDVIGCFEYYADLAEGLDAKQKAPISLPMKTFKSYVIREPIGVVALIVPWNYPLLMATWKVAPALAAGCAAILKPSELASVTCLELGEVCREVDLPAGVLNILPGLGPEAGASLASHPHVDKISFTGSTVTAVKIMTAAAQRVKPVTLELGGKGPIVVFEDVDIDKAVEWTIFGCFYTNGQICSATSRLIVHESIAAEFLDRLVKWSENIKISDPLEEGCKLGPIVSRGQYEKVMNFISNAKSEGATILYGGNRPKHLKKGFFVEPTIITDVTTSMQIWREEVFGPVLCVKTFTTEEEAIELANDTHYGLGGAVVSKDRERCDRVSKLLQNGAVWVNCSQPCFCQAPFGGTKWSGFGRELGEWGLESYLSVKQVTEYVSDEQWGWYQPPKQ, from the exons ATGAAGAACTTGCGTTGTCCTTTTAAGCAGAATATCAAACAGAGTTTACGTTTAACCATGATACTT ATAAAGGAGAGAAAACCAGTACTTGCGAAACTTGAAACAGTTGATTGTGGGAAACCACTTAGTGAATCTGAAGCAGATATG GATGATGTCATCGGATGCTTTGAGTACTATGCAGACCTTGCTGAAGGTTTGGATGCCAAGCAAAAGGCTCCTATCTCTCTTCCGATGAAGACATTTAAGAGCTATGTGATCAGGGAACCCATTGGGGTTGTTGCGTTGATTGTCCCATG GAATTACCCGCTTTTGATGGCTACATGGAAAGTTGCTCCAGCCTTGGCTGCTGGTTGTGCTGCAATACTAAAGCCTTCTGAGTTGGCATCTGT AACCTGTTTGGAGCTGGGAGAAGTGTGTAGGGAGGTTGATCTTCCTGCTGGTGTCCTCAACATTCTGCCCGGACTAGGCCCTGAAGCTGGTGCATCTTTGGCATCTCATCCCCATGTTGACAAG ATTTCATTTACTGGAAGCACAGTCACAGCGGTTAAGATAATGACAGCTGCTGCTCAAAGGGTCAAG CCTGTTACCTTGGAGCTTGGTGGCAAAGGTCCAATAGTTGTGTTTGAGGATGTTGACATTGATAAGG CTGTTGAGTGGACCATATTCGGTTGCTTTTATACAAATGGCCAGATCTGCAGTGCAACATCACGCCTCATTGTGCAT GAAAGTATTGCGGCAGAATTTTTGGACAGGCTTGTGAAATGGAGTGAGAACATTAAAATTTCAGATCCCTTGGAAGAAGGTTGCAAGCTTGGCCCCATTGTTAGTAGAGGGCAG TACGAGAAAGTAATGAATTTCATTTCAAATGCTAAGAGTGAGGGAGCAACTATTTTGTATGGTGGGAATCGTCCTAAG CATTTAAAGAAAGGATTCTTTGTTGAACCAACCATCATCACTGATGTAACAACCTCCATGCAAATATGGAGAGAAGAAGTTTTTGGACCTGTTCTTTGTGTCAAAACATTTACCACCGAAGAAGAAGCCATTGAATTGGCAAATGATACCCA TTATGGTTTGGGAGGTGCTGTGGTATCGAAGGATCGAGAAAGATGTGATCGTGTAAGCAAG CTTCTGCAGAATGGTGCTGTGTGGGTCAATTGTTCACAGCCATGCTTCTGCCAAGCCCCATTCGGAGGCACCAAATGGAGTGGCTTTGGGCGTGAACTAGGGGAATG GGGACTTGAAAGTTACTTGAGTGTAAAACAGGTAACAGAGTATGTCTCAGATGAACAATGGGGTTGGTACCAGCCTCCAAAGCAATGA
- the LOC108479547 gene encoding DEAD-box ATP-dependent RNA helicase 20-like, translating to MTPYDRRYGDPQSYRQRRSDFMGQPPPVGPTTMGPGMAMPSSYPRGGQIPYGGPPTAHPPSFHGRVHGPVRGQGDFDSYSSFRPPVGRFEMGRGGDIGHSHADRRSDGIRGREAGRGGGGRGGGGRGGGGRGYGGRHGGSSRGDLDNVSLPRQNFGKLVPFEKNFYIESPAVREMTEQEVMFYRRTRDITVQGHDVPKPIRMFRDANFPDYCLEVIANLGFVEPTPIQAQGWPMALKGKDLIGIAETGSGKTLAYLLPALVHVNAQPRLVHGEGPIVLILAPTRELAVQIQEEAAKFANHANIRSTCIYGGAPKGPQIRDLKRGVEIVIATPGRLIDMLEAQNTNLKRVTYLVLDEADRMLDMGFEPQIRKIVSQIRPDRQTLYWSATWPKEVESLARQFLSNPYKVIIGSPDLKANQSINQVVEVITDPEKYNRLIKLLKDLMDGNRILIFMETKKGCDQVTRQLRMDGWPALSIHGDKNQAERDWVLAEFKSGRSPIMTATDVAARGLDVKDIKCVINYDFPSSLEDYVHRIGRTGRAGAKGTAFTFFTQANAKYARDLIKLLQDAGQVVSPALSTLARSAGSKFGGSGGNFRSRGRGGYGNRAMISGSNAVSLGAKKRPW from the exons ATGACTCCTTACGACCGAAGATATGGCGACCCCCAATCTTACCGTCAGCGTAGAAG TGATTTTATGGGCCAACCGCCTCCGGTAGGTCCAACTACTATGGGTCCAGGAATGGCCATGCCTTCCTCTTACCCCCGCGGCGGACAAATTCCTTACGGTGGCCCTCCTACAGCGCACCCTCCGTCTTTTCATGGAAGAGTTCACGGGCCCGTCCGAGGTCAAGGGGATTTCGATTCGTACTCGAGCTTCCGGCCACCCGTGGGAAGATTCGAGATGGGCCGCGGTGGGGACATAGGTCATTCTCATGCAGACAGGAGAAGTGATGGGATAAGAGGTCGTGAAGCCGGCCGTGGTGGAGGCGGTAGAGGCGGTGGTGGCCGTGGCGGCGGCGGAAGAGGTTATGGAGGGAGGCACGGAGGGTCCTCTAGAGGGGATTTAGACAATGTTTCGCTTCCAAGGCAAAATTTTGGCAAGTTGGTTCCTTTTGAGAAGAACTTTTATATCGAAAGTCCTGCAGTTAGAGAAATGACAGAGCAAGAAGTAATGTTTTATCGTAGAACACGGGACATTACAGTTCAAGGACATGATGTTCCAAAACCGATAAGGATGTTCCGTGATGCCAATTTTCCTG ATTACTGTCTTGAGGTGATTGCCAATTTGGGTTTTGTTGAGCCAACTCCAATTCAAGCTCAGGGCTGGCCTATGGCTTTAAAGGGTAAAGATCTAATTGGGATTGCTGAGACTGGTTCTGGAAAAACACTGGCATACTTACTGCCAGCATTGGTGCATGTTAATGCACAGCCACGATTGG TGCATGGTGAGGGTCCTATTGTATTAATATTAGCACCTACGAGGGAGTTGGCTGTTCAAATTCAAGAAGAAGCTGCAAAGTTTGCAAATCATGCTAACATAAGGAGTACTTGCATCTATGGTGGTGCTCCTAAGGGACCACAAATTAGGGATCTTAAAAGAG GTGTTGAGATTGTAATTGCCACACCTGGTCGACTGATAGATATGCTAGAAGCTCAAAACACAAACTTGAAAAGAGTGACTTACCTTGTTCTGGATGAAGCTGATAGAATGTTGGACATGGGGTTTGAGCCTCAAATAAGAAAGATTGTTTCTCAG ATTCGACCTGATAGACAAACATTGTACTGGAGTGCAACGTGGCCTAAAGAAGTTGAATCTTTAGCAAGGCAGTTTTTAAGCAACCCATATAAG GTTATCATTGGATCACCTGATCTGAAAGCAAACCAATCTATTAACCAAGTTGTTGAAGTCATAACAGATCCAGAAAAGTACAACAG GCTAATCAAATTGCTGAAGGATCTGATGGATGGGAACCGAATACTAATATTCATGGAGACAAAGAAGGGATGTGACCAAGTTACTAGGCAGCTCAGAATGGATGGATGGCCTGCCCTGTCCATCCATGGTGATAAAAACCAGGCTGAAAGAGATTGGGTCCTGGCTGAATTTAAAAGTGGCCGAAGTCCTATAATGACTGCCACTGATGTGGCTGCACGGGGTCTTG ATGTAAAGGACATAAAGTGTGTGATCAACTACGATTTTCCTTCGAGTCTGGAGGATTATGTACATAGGATTGGTAGAACTGGTCGAGCAGGGGCTAAGGGAACTGCTTTTACCTTCTTCACACAGGCAAATGCAAAGTATGCTAGGGACCTTATCAAGCTCCTGCAAGATGCTGGGCAGGTTGTCTCCCCCGCATTGTCTACATTGGCTCGTTCTGCAGGTTCGAAGTTTGGAG GTTCTGGAGGAAACTTTCGCTCCCGAGGACGCGGCGGCTATGGTAACCGGGCTATGATATCAGGATCAAATGCTGTATCTCTCGGTGCAAAGAAGAGACCCTGGTAG